The following nucleotide sequence is from Paenibacillus odorifer.
TTTGAGCTAACTGATCGATATGGTGACCGTACAGCGTTTGACGGTTTGTTTGAAGAAGTGCCAGCTGATTTGCTGCAAGTTGAAATGGATACATGCTGGGTACATCACGCAGGTTATGATGCCGTAGAATATATCAACAAATACGCTGGCCGGTTGCCGATCATCCATCTGAAAGATTTGAAGAAACATGAGGATGGTTCACCAGAAACGGTTGTTCTAGGCGAAGGAGAAGTAAACCTTACAGCAATTCTTGATGCGGCTGTACAGGCAAAGGTAGAGTGGGCGGTAGTGGAGCAGGATTATTGCAGCCGTTCACCATTAGAAAGTGTAGAAGATAGTTTGAAATGGGTAAAAGCATACGCTAATCAAGGGGGAAATGTTCATGTCTAAAAAGTTGAGAATTGCTATTGTCGGTTGCGGTGGAATTGCTAATGGAAAACATATGCCAAGTTTGTCACGTCAAGCAGATGCTGAAATGGTAGCCTTCTGTGATATCGTCGAAGAACGTGCACAGGAAGCAGCAAAAACCTATGGTGCTGAAGGCGCGGCTGTATATACAGATTATCAAGAGCTTTTGAAAGCCGGAGGATTCGATATCGTGCATGTATGTACACCGAATGACAGTCACTCCGTGATCACAATCGCAGCATTGGAAGCTGGCAATCATGTAATGTGTGAGAAGCCTATGGCGAAGACTACAGCTCAAGCACAGGAAATGTTAGAGGCTGCTAAACGTACAGGCATGAAATTGTCTGTAGCTTATCAAAACCGTTATCGTGCGGATAGTGAATACCTTAAAGACGTTTGCGAAAACGGTGAGCTTGGTGAAATCTATTATGCAAAAGCGATCGCAGTACGTCGTCGTGCGGTTCCTACATGGGGCGTATTCCTGGATGAAGAAAAGCAAGGTGGGGGTCCACTGATCGATATCGGTACGCATGCGCTTGATCTAACATTATGGATGATGGACAATTATAAACCGCGTAGTGTTATGGGCTCGACTTTTCATAAGCTAGGTAACCGTAAAAACGGCGGAAATGCCTTTGGTCCATGGGACCCTGAACAATTTAAAGTAGAAGATTCAGCATTTGGATTTATTACCATGGAAAATGGTGCTACAATTGTACTGGAATCAAGCTGGGCTCTTAATGTATCGGAATTTGGAGAAGCGAAGACGCTCCTCGCAGGTACAGAGGGTGGCGCAGATATGAAGGACGGGTTACGCTTAAATGGTGACCGTGGTGGCCGTCTATACGAGACTAAAATTGACTTGTCCGCAGGGGGAGTAGCTTTCTTTAACGGAGGACAAGAGAGTGAATCCGATCGTGAAGCTCGCTTGTGGCTTGAGGCAGTTAGGGAAGATAAAGAACCAGTAGTTAAACCTGAACAAGCCCTTGTCGTTACCCAAATTTTGGAGGCTATTTACGAATCTTCCCGTACAGGTCGTGCTGTGTATTTTGACGGAACATCAGATAACTAAACGAGAAGCAGGTGTGAAGTTCATGAGTTCAAACAGACATTCTGTAGTCATTGTTGGTTTTGGAGGAATGGGAAGTTATCACGCAGGATTGATAAAAGAGACCTCTACCTTAATCGTAGTTGGAACGTACGATGTGCTTGAAGCACGTCGTACCAATTCCAACGACGCTGGCTACAAGGCGTACCAAAGTTATGAAGAAGTATTGGCAGATTCTTCGGTCGAAATTATTCTAATTGCCACACCGAACGATGTGCACAAAGAAATTGCGATTCGTGCATTACAAGCTGGCAAACATGTCATTTGTGAGAAGCCAGTTACTCTATCGAAGGTTGAATTTCAAGAAATACTGGCAGCCGCTGATGAAGCTGGACGTGTGTTTATGGTGCATCAGAACAGACGTTGGGATGAAGATTTTTTAACCATCAAAAAAATGTACGATGAGGAGACGATTGGATCCCTATTCCAGATCGAATCCCGCGTGCATGGAGCGAACGGAATTCCTGGAGACTGGCGTCATGTTAAGGCACAAGGCGGAGGGATGCTGCTGGATTGGGGCGTTCACTTATTGGACCAGCTATTATTCATGATTGATAGCAAAATCACCAGTGTGAGCAGTAGTCTAAGCTTTATTTTAGGAAACGATGTCGATGACGGCTTTGAAGCTATTCTGCAATTTGAGAATGGAATTAAAGCGATCGTAGAGGTTGGGACGACTAACTTTATTACATTGCCAAGATGGTATGTGAAGGGTATCGAAGGCACTGGAATTATTGAAGACTGGTCATTAACCGGAAGATTGGTGACAAGAAATAACGCAGGTGAAAAAATCGAACCGAAGCCGATTCGTGCAGGTGTAGGACTAACTAAAACTATGGCACCTCCATCGGAGGGGGCAACGATCACTGAGGAATTACCTCAGCCGTCGGAGTTAAGCTCTAGCTTTTATGATAATTTCGCTGCTGTCATTGAGGGTACTGCAGAACCTATCGTTAAGAACGCTGAGGTTATGCGGGTACAGAATTTGATTGAAGTTATTTTTGAAGCTGCTGAGAGTAATCAAGTGGTGAAGAATTTTGATATCTACGGTAAATAATAAGTAAACTATTTCCAAGAGGAGGTGGCCTACAATGAAACTTGGAGTATTTATGGTCTTGTTTGGAGGTCGTAAGCTGGAGGATGCTCTTGATTATGTAGTATCCAAAGGGCTAAAGGCGGTAGAAATCGGTACGGGAGGCAATCCTGGCAACAGCCACTGCGACCCTAAAATGCTGCTGGAGAATGAAACAGCCTTACAAGAATTCAAACATGCTGTGGAATCTCGCGGACTTACAATCAGTGCTTTGAGCTGCCACGGTAACCCATTGCACCCGCAAAAAGAACTTGCTCAAAAGGATCATGAGGATTTCGTAAACTCGGTCAAATTGGCGCAGAAGCTAGGGGTTCCGGTTGTGAATACCTTCTCTGGATGTCCTGGAGATCATGAGGGTGCTAAATATCCGAACTGGCCTGTAGCTCCATGGCCAAATGATTATCAAGAAATTCTGGACTGGCAATGGGAGAACAAGGTTATTCCTTATTGGAAAGAATGGGGTGCCTTTGCCGCTCAGCATGATGTAAAGGTAGGTCTTGAGCTGCATGGCGGATTCTCTGTTCACACACCAGGTACTCTGCTACGGCTGAGAGAAGCAGCAGGTGAAGTGATCGGTGCGAACCTTGATCCGAGTCACATGTGGTGGCAAGGAATTGATCCTGTGCAAGCGATTCATATTTTGGGACGCCAAGGTGCAATCCATCACTTCCATGCGAAGGATACCGTTATCGATCCTGTGAATGTCAATATGCACGGATTAACTGATATGCAGTCGTATACCAAGATGCTTGACCGTGCTTGGCAGTTCCGTTCTGTCGGCTTTGGACATGATCTTAAGACTTGGGCTGACATTATTAGTGCACTTCGTTTGGTTGGGTATGACTATGTGGTTAGTATCGAGCATGAAGACGGGCTGATGTCTGTTGAAGAGGGTTTCTCCAAAGCTGTAAGTAATCTTCAACAAGTATTGATTGAGGAGCCACTGACAGAAATGTGGTGGGTTTAAACGAAATGGAGAGCTTCACGAAAGTTAAATTAAATGATGAACAGCTGGATATTTTGGTGAAAGCGGTTTTCGGTTCAGAAACTGTGATTAACCTAAGTTCAGAGCTTACGGGAGGCTTTTTTAATACAGCCTATGATTTGGAACTCAGCACTGGGAAATCTGTCATTCTAAAGGTTGCCCCTGCTGTAGAGACAGATACGTTAAGTTACGAGAAGAACATTATGCGAACTGAAGTGGAAGCTCTCCGAATGGTTGCAGATAAGGGTGTCGTGCCCGTACCTGCCGTCTACCATTATGATGAAAGTCTGCTGCTCATTCCTATTCCGTATTTCTTTATGGAGAAGGTGGAGGGCCAGCCCTACAGTGACGTGAAGGAGAGTCTTTCACTTCCGGAGAGAGACGCTATCGAAACTGAGCTGGGGCGTTACAATCGCATAATCAATGAGCTACGCGGAGAACGTTTTGGCATTTTTGGAACGGATTCAGAGGAGCCAAGAGCCTCGTGGAGAGAGACCTTTTCATGCCTGATGGAAAGTGTACTTGCTGATGCCAAGAGGCTGAATGCACAGCTCCCTGCGTCCAGTGAAGAGATTATGCAGGAGGTTTCCAAGTATCTCCCTGCATTAGATGCTGTAACCGAGCCACGACTGGTGCATTGGGATTTATGGAATGGGAATGTATTTGTGAAGGATGGAGTCATCGTATCGCTGATTGACTGGGAGAGAGCCCTATGGGGTGATGTGCTGATGGAGTATTATTTTAGGCATTTTGAGAATTCTTCCAGTTTCTATAAGGGGTACGGAACAACCTACGACAGTCCGAACGAGATTCAGCGGAAGAAGCTGTATGATCTTTATCTTGATCTTATTCTTGCTATCGAATGTTATTCACGCAAATATGCAGACGAAGGTTATGTCCGTTGGACGCATGATAACTTGACTGAGGGTTGGAACCGTTTTAAAAGCAGCAGTGAATGAAGGTTATAGGTGTAAAAAATGACGTGCGAAAGCACGTCATTTTCCTATATCTAATTAGATTGGAGGATTACTATGCAGCCGTTAAAAATACCGAGAGAACATAAGCTTCAGATTACAGCTAGTATTCAAGAATATTTTGATACAGAGCTGTCCAGTGAAATTGGGCAATTAGCCAGCGAGAACCTTCTCGATTTTATGCTTAAAGAACTTTCACCTTATATTTACAATCAAGCGTTGGCAGATGCACGTAAAATGATTGAGCAAAAGATGATTTCTCTGGAAGAGGAAATGTATGCTCTCGAACAACCCTTATCCTCAGGCAGAAGATAATCTAAAAACACGATAATTTTTAGCGCAGATTTATAACAGTTACATCTGGATCAGTGTCAGCTTCGTAATCTACACCTTCTGTCTCGAATCCAAATAGCTGGAAGAATTCCTGTTTATAGCTATGCAGATCCGTTAGGGCGTAGATATTGTCTGAAGTGAGCTGGTCCCAGATTTCGATAACTTCTTGCTGGACTGCCGGAGACAATTCCCAATCATCTATACGGATACGACCTTCTTCATCCACAGGAGTTCCTTTCGCTGCATAGAGATGTTCAGCAAACAACCGATAGGTCTGCTCAATACAACCTTCATGAAGACTGTGCTCTTTCATGACTTTGTAAAGGGCGGAAATATAGAGGGGCACTACAGGAATCGCCGAGCTGGACTGTGTGACAAGACCTTTTGTGACCGCTACATAAGCTCTACCGTGAGTAACAGATAACGCTTCGTTAAGTGTTCTCGCCGTAGCTTCAAGATGGTCTTTAGCAAGTCCAATGGTTCCCTGGCGATATACCGCTTGAGTAAGCTCTGATCCGATATACGAATAAGCAATAGTGGTTGCGTGATCTGCTAATACTCCGGCTTGCTGGAGTGCTTCTATCCATAGCTGCCAATCATCACCGCCCATCACCCGTACGGTATCATGAACTTCCTTATCGGTCGCGGGTTCAATGGAGATTTGACTTACCTCACCGGTGTGAAAATTTACAGTTTTGTTGGTAAAGGTGTCGCCAATAGGTTTGAGAACAGAGTTATATACTTCACCTGTCTCCGGATCTGTACGGCGCCCAGAAGCAACACTGTAGATGACCAAATCGACTTGTCCTAATTCGCTGCGGATCAGCTGAATCGTTTTTTCTTTGGTCTCTTTGGAGTATGCATCTCCGGTAACGCTGTAGGATTGCAGGCCTGCAGACTCCGCAAGTTGTTCGAAGGCTGCAGAATTGTACCACCCAGCAGAGGCTGTACGGGTTCCATTGCTGCTGCTCGGCCGATATACGCCTACTGTGCTGGCTCCAGCCCCAAAGGCGGCTGTAATCCGTGAGGCGAGGCCGTAGCCTGTGGATGCGCCAATGACTAGCACCTTCTGTGGTCCTTTGATCTCGGGTTGTGCCTTAATATACTCAATTTGCCGCTCGACTTGACGAGCGCAGCCTTGCGGATGTGCGGTTGTACATATAAAGCCACGTGTTCTAGGTTTTATGATCATAATAATAGTTTCCTCTCTTTCATGAAAAGCAGCTAATGATACGTGTTATTTCTAATTTTAACAATTTTCATTCCAATGGAGAAGGATTGTTTATCTTTCTTGTATCAAATACAATAAATCCTGGGCTTTTAAAAGGTTGGATTTTTGCATTTTTACTTAACTCTGTATGGTGGTGAAGTCTTGGAAAGTCAGACTAAAACAAAATTGACGGTTGAGCAGCAGGACATCCTGGTGGGTGCTGCTTTTGGAAGCCATGTGAAAATCATTCAAAGTACGGAATTGACGGGAGGTTATTTCAACGCAGCTTATGACCTTCTATTGTCAGATGGCAGGGCTACGATTCTTAAGATATCGCCATCTGATGAGACAGACACGCTAAGTTACGAGCACGATATCATGGCTACAGAGGTTGCGGCAATGCAGCTAATGAAGTCTAAAGGAACGGTACCTGTGCCTGAGGTATACGCTTATGATAACAGCAGAAATTTAATATCGAGTGACTTTTTTTTCATGGAGAAAATAATCGGCCAGCCCTATAATGAAATTAAGGAAGAGCTTAGTCCGCAGCAAAGAAGTTGTATTGAGGAAGAATTAGGTCGTTATAGCCGGATTATTAATGAAATTCAAGGGGATCATTTCGGATTATTTAATGTATCCTCGAAGATAAAGGGGACTTCTTGGCGGGAAACCTTTCAAAATTTAATTGGCAACCTCCTTGATGATGCTCGGCGATTAGATGCAAAGATGCCCATTCCTTTAGAAACGATTGAGGCGGAGATCAACAGCCGTATACATGTGATGGATGTGGTGACTGAGCCACGTTTAGTTCACTGGGATCTATGGGATGGGAATGTGTTTGTACGAGAGGGAAGCATTGTTGCTTTAATCGATTGGGAACGGGCGTTATGGGGCGATCACCTTATGGAATATTATTTTCGCTATATTGAGAATTCTGAGTATTTCTGTAGAGGTTATGGGGACAGCTTTGATAGCCCTAATGAATGTGCACGCAAAAAGCTCTACGACTTATATATCGATTTAATTTATTTCATTGAGTGTTATTCGCGTAAATACGATAGCCAAGGCCATTTCCAGTGGGCACATGATAATCTGCTGGAAGGTTGGGACCGTTTCATGGGTTAGGACATTTTCAGCAAGATCACAACATGAGAAGGTAAGGAGGCTGAGTAGGAGAAGGGAGAGGATTCACATGTTTGAGTGGCTAAGTGTACATATAGATATCGTAAGTTTGCTGTGGCTGTTGCCGATCCTATTTATGTTTCATGATTTTGAAGAAATATTAACGATTGAAGCATGGGGTGCAAAGTATAGAACCAAGTTAGAGGCTGCAATTCCTTCGTTTATGCGCAAGACATATCATTCGATGTTACAAATGACTACACGTAATTTTGCAATGGACGTATTATTCGTGTATATTTTGATAGTGACGGTAACTTGTATTGCAGTTTTCTTTTCTAATTATTTATTGTACCTGGCAGTGCTTGCGGTATTTTTCTTACATGTATTTACTCATCTAGGACAGACGATATATTTAAAGGTATATGCACCAGGGGTAGTTACAGCAGTACTAGTAGTTCTTCCCTATTCTCTTTATGCGTATTATCGACTATTGAATGACAACTTGGTATCCCTTGGAGATATCGGATGGTCTCTACTGTTAGTTCTTTTGCTGCTTCCGCCAATATTGTGGTTGTTAGTGAAGAATAGAGCTCGCATTAAACAGAACTAGTACATAAGGCTGCTGCTGGCCATATCTTTTTCAGAAAAATCTTGACTAGAACCCTTAGAACTAGATAAAATAATACTTATTGCTTACAACTTGGTGAGAATCATTATCATAATTGACGAGGAAATGAGAGGGTGACAAGATGGAGCGCCTTTTAGAGGTAAAAGATCTAGCGATATCATTCAAAACACACGGTGGAGAAGTACAAGCGATCCGTGGTGTTAGCTTCCATGTAGATAAAGGTGAAACTCTAGCGATTGTTGGGGAATCCGGTTCCGGTAAAAGTGTAACTTCACAAGCGGTAATGAAGCTAGTTCCAACGCCGCCAGGAGAATATAAACGTGGACAAATTTTATTTGATGGACAAGATTTGATCGGTAAGACTGAAAAGCAAATGCAGAAGATTCGTGGTAAAGAGATCGGTATGATTTTTCAGGATCCGATGACTTCCTTGAACCCGATGATGAAGGTCGGCAGACAAATAACTGAAGTACTGCACAAACATGAGAAAATCTCCAAAGAAGCTGCAAATAAACGTGGGATTGAGCTGCTTACGCTAGTAGGTATTCCTTCACCAGAGCGCCGCTTCAATCAATATCCACATGAGTTCAGTGGCGGTATGCGTCAACGTGTCGTTATCGCAATGGCACTTGCAGCAAACCCAAAGCTTCTGATTGCGGATGAGCCAACTACAGCGCTCGACGTAACCATTCAGGCACAGATTCTTGACCTGATGAAGGAATTACAGAAGAAGATTGATACGGCGATTATTTTTATCACCCATGATCTTGGTGTTGTAGCAAGAATGGCGGATCGTGTAGCGGTAATGTATGCCGGACAAATTGTTGAAATGGGAACTGCAGAAGAGATCTTCTACGATCCAAGACATCCTTACACTTGGGGATTACTTGCATCCATGCCAAGTCTTGAGAGCAAAGGTTCTTTGCTTACCGCGATTCCTGGTACACCTCCAGATTTGATCAAACCGCCTAAGGGTGATGCCTTCGCACTTCGCAGCACCTATGCTATGCAAATAGATATGGAGAAAGAGCCTCCAATGTATAAGGTTTCGG
It contains:
- a CDS encoding Gfo/Idh/MocA family protein — protein: MSKKLRIAIVGCGGIANGKHMPSLSRQADAEMVAFCDIVEERAQEAAKTYGAEGAAVYTDYQELLKAGGFDIVHVCTPNDSHSVITIAALEAGNHVMCEKPMAKTTAQAQEMLEAAKRTGMKLSVAYQNRYRADSEYLKDVCENGELGEIYYAKAIAVRRRAVPTWGVFLDEEKQGGGPLIDIGTHALDLTLWMMDNYKPRSVMGSTFHKLGNRKNGGNAFGPWDPEQFKVEDSAFGFITMENGATIVLESSWALNVSEFGEAKTLLAGTEGGADMKDGLRLNGDRGGRLYETKIDLSAGGVAFFNGGQESESDREARLWLEAVREDKEPVVKPEQALVVTQILEAIYESSRTGRAVYFDGTSDN
- a CDS encoding HXXEE domain-containing protein — encoded protein: MFEWLSVHIDIVSLLWLLPILFMFHDFEEILTIEAWGAKYRTKLEAAIPSFMRKTYHSMLQMTTRNFAMDVLFVYILIVTVTCIAVFFSNYLLYLAVLAVFFLHVFTHLGQTIYLKVYAPGVVTAVLVVLPYSLYAYYRLLNDNLVSLGDIGWSLLLVLLLLPPILWLLVKNRARIKQN
- a CDS encoding ABC transporter ATP-binding protein, encoding MERLLEVKDLAISFKTHGGEVQAIRGVSFHVDKGETLAIVGESGSGKSVTSQAVMKLVPTPPGEYKRGQILFDGQDLIGKTEKQMQKIRGKEIGMIFQDPMTSLNPMMKVGRQITEVLHKHEKISKEAANKRGIELLTLVGIPSPERRFNQYPHEFSGGMRQRVVIAMALAANPKLLIADEPTTALDVTIQAQILDLMKELQKKIDTAIIFITHDLGVVARMADRVAVMYAGQIVEMGTAEEIFYDPRHPYTWGLLASMPSLESKGSLLTAIPGTPPDLIKPPKGDAFALRSTYAMQIDMEKEPPMYKVSDTHMVKSWLMHPMAPKVEPPTVVKNRQRVLKNAYPEPVLVQEGAK
- a CDS encoding DUF2164 domain-containing protein encodes the protein MQPLKIPREHKLQITASIQEYFDTELSSEIGQLASENLLDFMLKELSPYIYNQALADARKMIEQKMISLEEEMYALEQPLSSGRR
- a CDS encoding Gfo/Idh/MocA family protein, yielding MSSNRHSVVIVGFGGMGSYHAGLIKETSTLIVVGTYDVLEARRTNSNDAGYKAYQSYEEVLADSSVEIILIATPNDVHKEIAIRALQAGKHVICEKPVTLSKVEFQEILAAADEAGRVFMVHQNRRWDEDFLTIKKMYDEETIGSLFQIESRVHGANGIPGDWRHVKAQGGGMLLDWGVHLLDQLLFMIDSKITSVSSSLSFILGNDVDDGFEAILQFENGIKAIVEVGTTNFITLPRWYVKGIEGTGIIEDWSLTGRLVTRNNAGEKIEPKPIRAGVGLTKTMAPPSEGATITEELPQPSELSSSFYDNFAAVIEGTAEPIVKNAEVMRVQNLIEVIFEAAESNQVVKNFDIYGK
- the fabV gene encoding enoyl-ACP reductase FabV; this translates as MIIKPRTRGFICTTAHPQGCARQVERQIEYIKAQPEIKGPQKVLVIGASTGYGLASRITAAFGAGASTVGVYRPSSSNGTRTASAGWYNSAAFEQLAESAGLQSYSVTGDAYSKETKEKTIQLIRSELGQVDLVIYSVASGRRTDPETGEVYNSVLKPIGDTFTNKTVNFHTGEVSQISIEPATDKEVHDTVRVMGGDDWQLWIEALQQAGVLADHATTIAYSYIGSELTQAVYRQGTIGLAKDHLEATARTLNEALSVTHGRAYVAVTKGLVTQSSSAIPVVPLYISALYKVMKEHSLHEGCIEQTYRLFAEHLYAAKGTPVDEEGRIRIDDWELSPAVQQEVIEIWDQLTSDNIYALTDLHSYKQEFFQLFGFETEGVDYEADTDPDVTVINLR
- a CDS encoding phosphotransferase family protein, whose translation is MVGLNEMESFTKVKLNDEQLDILVKAVFGSETVINLSSELTGGFFNTAYDLELSTGKSVILKVAPAVETDTLSYEKNIMRTEVEALRMVADKGVVPVPAVYHYDESLLLIPIPYFFMEKVEGQPYSDVKESLSLPERDAIETELGRYNRIINELRGERFGIFGTDSEEPRASWRETFSCLMESVLADAKRLNAQLPASSEEIMQEVSKYLPALDAVTEPRLVHWDLWNGNVFVKDGVIVSLIDWERALWGDVLMEYYFRHFENSSSFYKGYGTTYDSPNEIQRKKLYDLYLDLILAIECYSRKYADEGYVRWTHDNLTEGWNRFKSSSE
- a CDS encoding sugar phosphate isomerase/epimerase family protein, producing MKLGVFMVLFGGRKLEDALDYVVSKGLKAVEIGTGGNPGNSHCDPKMLLENETALQEFKHAVESRGLTISALSCHGNPLHPQKELAQKDHEDFVNSVKLAQKLGVPVVNTFSGCPGDHEGAKYPNWPVAPWPNDYQEILDWQWENKVIPYWKEWGAFAAQHDVKVGLELHGGFSVHTPGTLLRLREAAGEVIGANLDPSHMWWQGIDPVQAIHILGRQGAIHHFHAKDTVIDPVNVNMHGLTDMQSYTKMLDRAWQFRSVGFGHDLKTWADIISALRLVGYDYVVSIEHEDGLMSVEEGFSKAVSNLQQVLIEEPLTEMWWV
- a CDS encoding phosphotransferase family protein produces the protein MESQTKTKLTVEQQDILVGAAFGSHVKIIQSTELTGGYFNAAYDLLLSDGRATILKISPSDETDTLSYEHDIMATEVAAMQLMKSKGTVPVPEVYAYDNSRNLISSDFFFMEKIIGQPYNEIKEELSPQQRSCIEEELGRYSRIINEIQGDHFGLFNVSSKIKGTSWRETFQNLIGNLLDDARRLDAKMPIPLETIEAEINSRIHVMDVVTEPRLVHWDLWDGNVFVREGSIVALIDWERALWGDHLMEYYFRYIENSEYFCRGYGDSFDSPNECARKKLYDLYIDLIYFIECYSRKYDSQGHFQWAHDNLLEGWDRFMG
- a CDS encoding sugar phosphate isomerase/epimerase family protein, whose amino-acid sequence is MLKIGLQLYTLREELEQDFEGTLRKVAALGYKGVEFFHYFGRSAAEVKQLLDELGLVALGAHRPYDALLNDTEAEIAYNLEIGNHNLIVPYLSEEQRNYEEVAANLKIIGEKCKARGAVLLYHNHDFELTDRYGDRTAFDGLFEEVPADLLQVEMDTCWVHHAGYDAVEYINKYAGRLPIIHLKDLKKHEDGSPETVVLGEGEVNLTAILDAAVQAKVEWAVVEQDYCSRSPLESVEDSLKWVKAYANQGGNVHV